In a single window of the Bacillus mycoides genome:
- the phaQ gene encoding poly-beta-hydroxybutyrate-responsive repressor, with product MLHNEPEHPESLEKNQAKQPNSMPKNFLVPFLLLCLKDWSLHGYKLIQMLMDIGFSSVDQGNVYRTLRKLEKENLISSTWDTSEGGPAKRIYSLTEYGEQYLTTCATSFEHYQNMLRTFFTLYTNAFFPFSTSPDKDEKDSSSSPGGTAE from the coding sequence ATGCTACATAATGAACCAGAACACCCAGAAAGTTTGGAAAAAAACCAAGCGAAACAACCAAACTCCATGCCAAAAAACTTCTTAGTTCCTTTCTTACTTCTCTGTCTAAAAGACTGGAGTCTTCATGGTTACAAACTTATTCAAATGCTAATGGACATCGGCTTTTCTTCTGTTGACCAAGGTAATGTGTATAGGACACTACGCAAATTAGAAAAAGAAAATCTTATTTCTTCTACTTGGGATACAAGCGAAGGCGGGCCAGCGAAACGAATTTATTCTTTAACAGAATATGGAGAGCAATATTTAACAACATGTGCGACTTCTTTTGAACATTATCAAAATATGTTGCGGACGTTTTTCACGTTATACACCAATGCATTCTTTCCATTTTCTACTTCTCCAGACAAGGATGAAAAGGATTCTTCATCTTCACCTGGTGGTACAGCAGAGTAA
- the phaP gene encoding polyhydroxyalkanoic acid inclusion protein PhaP, giving the protein METKPYELVDAFWKNWSQSLSLFSSAGKQLEQLTLETLKQQQDALHKLTSGVDELEKELHQFTAQFNNQYTDYVKQLTGNSLNDQINEWQEKWNELSNQMHQLTVSPTKTSLSILTQTSGQFEETTKHFIEQQQSQREEVQKQLEVFLGEFKSKQLELAKQFEENSKNLFTSIK; this is encoded by the coding sequence ATGGAAACTAAGCCATACGAATTAGTCGATGCATTTTGGAAAAACTGGTCTCAATCTCTTTCCCTCTTCTCTTCAGCTGGGAAACAATTAGAGCAACTTACTTTAGAAACGTTAAAACAACAACAAGACGCTTTGCATAAATTAACATCAGGAGTAGATGAACTAGAAAAAGAACTACACCAATTCACTGCTCAGTTCAATAACCAATATACAGACTATGTGAAGCAATTAACTGGAAACTCCTTAAATGATCAAATTAACGAGTGGCAAGAAAAGTGGAATGAGCTTTCTAATCAAATGCACCAACTTACTGTTTCGCCTACGAAAACATCTTTGTCTATTCTTACTCAAACTAGCGGCCAATTTGAAGAAACAACAAAACACTTTATCGAACAACAACAGTCGCAACGTGAAGAGGTTCAAAAACAGTTAGAAGTTTTTTTGGGAGAGTTCAAGTCCAAACAACTCGAACTCGCAAAGCAGTTCGAGGAAAACTCAAAAAATCTATTTACTTCCATCAAGTAA
- a CDS encoding MaoC family dehydratase, producing MNPFQEAQTVPELRYDEIQVGDQASLTKKITDEDVINFAKLTGDVNPIHILDSFAKTTMFKERIAHGMLVSSFISTILGTKLPGKNTIYLSQNVSFRAPVKIGDTIRVVAEVIKKRDDKKIITLQTNIYNQSDDIVVEGTATILKKE from the coding sequence ATGAATCCATTTCAAGAAGCACAAACTGTTCCGGAGCTTCGTTACGATGAGATTCAAGTCGGTGATCAAGCATCACTTACAAAAAAAATTACGGATGAGGACGTTATCAATTTTGCAAAATTGACTGGAGATGTAAATCCTATTCACATTCTAGACTCTTTTGCAAAAACGACAATGTTCAAAGAACGTATTGCCCATGGCATGCTCGTTTCAAGTTTTATTTCTACCATTCTTGGAACGAAACTTCCTGGCAAAAATACGATTTATTTATCACAAAACGTTTCATTCCGTGCTCCTGTCAAAATCGGTGATACAATTCGCGTTGTGGCAGAAGTTATTAAAAAACGGGACGATAAAAAAATTATCACATTGCAAACAAACATATATAATCAATCTGATGATATTGTCGTAGAAGGTACAGCGACAATACTGAAAAAAGAGTAG
- a CDS encoding alpha/beta-type small acid-soluble spore protein: MVKTNKLLVPGAEQALEQFKYEIAQEFGVSLGSNTASRSNGSVGGEVTKRLVALAQQQLRG; encoded by the coding sequence ATGGTGAAAACAAACAAATTACTAGTTCCGGGTGCAGAGCAAGCACTTGAACAATTCAAATATGAAATCGCACAAGAATTCGGTGTAAGCTTAGGATCTAATACAGCATCTCGTTCTAACGGATCAGTTGGCGGTGAAGTAACGAAACGTCTTGTTGCTTTAGCTCAACAACAATTACGCGGATAA